In Phreatobacter cathodiphilus, the genomic window CCGGCCCCACCGGCGTCGGCAAGACCGAGGTCGCCAAGCAGCTCAGCCAGGTGCTCGGCGTCCAGCTCCTGCGCTTCGACATGTCGGAGTACATGGAGCGCCACACGGTCTCGCGGCTGATCGGCGCGCCTCCCGGCTATGTCGGCTTCGACCAGGGCGGCCTGCTCACCGACGGCGTCGACCAGAATCCCTATTGCGTGCTGCTGCTGGACGAGATCGAGAAGGCCCATCCGGACCTCTTCAACATCCTCCTGCAGATCATGGACCACGGGAAGCTGACCGACCACAACGGCAAGCAGGTGGATTTCCGCAACGTCATTCTGATCATGACGACCAATGCGGGTGCCGCCGACCTCGCCAAGCCCGCCATCGGCTTCACCCGCAACAAGCGGACCGGCGACGATTCGGAGGCGATCAACCGGCTCTTCGCGCCGGAATTCCGCAACCGCCTCGACGCCGTCATCGCCTTCGGCCATCTGTCGACCGAGGTGATCGGCAACGTCGTGGAGAAGTTCGTCCTCCAGCTCGAGGCCCAGCTCGCCGACCGTCAGGTCACGATCGAACTGTCGCCCGACGCCAAGGACTGGCTGATCGAGCGCGGCTACGACGAGCAGATGGGCGCCCGGCCCATGGCGCGCGTCATCCAGGAATATGTGAAGAAGCCGCTGGCCGAGGATCTCCTCTTCGGGCGGCTGAAGAACGGCGGTCACGTCCGCGTGATCGTCTCCAAGGACGAAGAGGGTTTCCCCATCCTCTCCTTCGACTATCCCGCCGGACCCGTGACGCCGCGCGCCGAGCCTGTGGCGCCCGACGTGCGCCGTATCGCCAAGAGCGCGGCGGCCAGGAAGTCGGCACCCGCCAAGCCCAAGCGCAAGCCCAAGGGCGGCGGGAACGGCGGCGGCGGGGGCGGCGTCCCGGTTCCCTCGGAACCGCGGCGACCCTCGGGCTCCGTGCCCAAGGTTCCGCTGAAGGCGGACTGACCACCGCGAAACGACATCGGGCCCGGCCGATCCCATGGGGATTGCGCCGGGCCCGGTCTTTTCAGGCCCGCGAATGCCCCGCATGCAGGATCGCTCCTTGCCACGGCGCGCGGCCTGGCCGAGTGATCCCAGTCTGATGCACGCCGAAAACCCGCCACTGCCGCCGCTCAAGCCCGGCGCCTACTACCGCCAGGGCCTGCGCGCGGCTGCGGCCCTGCCGGCCGTCATCCTTGCCGCCACCTTCATCGGGATCGGCTCGGTCTGCGCCGATTACGGCATGCCGCTGGCCTGGGCCATGCTGGCCACCGTGCTGATCTGGGCGGGACCGGCCCATCTCATCCTCGTCGGCGGCCTCGGCTCCGGTGCCTCCTGGCTCGCCGTCGCCCTCACCGTCGGCCTGTCCTCGGTGCGGCTCCTCCCCATGGTGGTTTCGCTGCTGCCCTATCTGAGGCTGCAGAACCGCCATCCGGTCACCGCGGTCGCCTGCGCCCACCTCGTCGCCATCTCGATATGGGTCGAGGGCCTGCGCCTGCTGCCGAAGATCGACGGGGAGGGGCGGGTGCCCTTCTTCCTCGGGCTCGGCACTGGCCTGTTGACCTCCGCCACCACGGCGACCGCGGTGGGCTACGGCCTCGCCGGCGTCATTCCCCATGCCTTCGCGGCGGGGCTCTTGTTCTTGACCCCGATCTTCTTCCTGCTGTCGCTCTTCACCACGGCGCGCATCCTGTCGGATCAGCTCGCCATCGCCTTCGGCTTCTTCGGCCTGCTGGTGGGCGCACTGACGGGAGACGGGCTGGAGCTGCTCTATGCCGGCCTCGGCGGCGGTACGCTCGCCTATGGTCTGGCGCGGCTGAAGCGGGCGAGGGACGCGGTGTGACCCTCTTCGGCTCCGACCTCACGCCCTATATCGCCCTCATACTCGTCGGCTTCCTGCCGAGCGAGATCTGGCGCTGGATGGCGCTGGTGGTCGGGCGCGGCCTCGACGAGAACTCGGAAATCCTGATCTGGGTGCGCGCGGTGGCGACCGCCACCCTGGCCGCCGTCGTCGCCAAGCTCGCCTTCTTTCCCGGCGGCGCCCTCGCCAGCCTGCCGCTCGGCTGGCGCATCGGCGCGTTTCTGGCCGGTGTGGCGGTCTACTGGATCGGCCGGCGCAGCGTGCTCTTCGGCGTGCTCGCCGCCGAGCTCGTCATCGTCGGCGGCGCCTTCTGGCTCGGACTGAAATAGTCAGCCGCCCGCCTGCATGGCTTCGAGCGCGGCGCGGATGGTCGCCGCATGGGTCGCCAGAACCTCGGGGTTCTCCATGGCGCCTGTATGGGGCCGCAGCGGAACGCCGGTCCAGCGCGGCAGCACGTGGACGTGGATGTGGAACACCACCTGGCCGCCGGCGCTCTCGTTGAACTGCTGGATGGTCAGCCCGTCGGCCGCCATGGCGCGCTTGACGCCCTTGGCGACGAACTGAACGGCCCGCGCGAGATCGGCGAGGTCGTCGGGGTGGATGTCGAGGATGTTGCGCGCCGCCGCCTTGGGGATGACCAGCACGTGCCCGTCGGCGCGCGGCATGATGTCCATAAAGGCCAGCACCTTGTCGGTCTCGTAGACCTTCTGGGCCGGCATCTCGCCGCGCAGGATCTTGGCGAAGACGTTGTTTGGGTCATAGGCGGTGGCTGACATGAAAACACCCTCGCGAAATTGTCCGCGAGGGTGTCGCAATCACGGAGCGCGGCGTCAAGCCGCGCCGCCCGCTCACCAGTAGAAGCGGCGGCGATAGAAGCGGCGGCGGATGAAATAGACCCGGCGCGGGCGATAGTAGTAGCGAACGCGGCGGCGGCGGATGATGTAGTACTGCATCTCCGTCGGCTGGGCGGCGGCGACGGGAGCCGCGGCGGTGGCGGCAGCAGGCGCGGCCTGGGCGGCACCGCCGGCGGCGGCGACCGCAACGGCTCCGGCGGCCGCTGCGAAGAAGGTACGACGATGGATCATTCTCAATCCTCCTGAAAGCTGTCCTGGCGCATCCGGGGAGACAGTGCTGCCCCGGTTGACGCGACGTCAAGTCGCTTCGTTTCCAAACGTGTCAGGGGACTGTTTCTGAAGATCGACGCCCGGCGACGGAGGTCGTGTCGCCGGGCGCTGCAAGCGCTCAGCTCCGGCGGCGGGCGCGGCGGACGACGCGGCGGGTCCGGCGACGGCTGCGACGCACCACGCGGCGGACGCGGCGGCGCGCATGGCGGCGCATCTCGAGGGGCTCGGCGGCGACGGGGGTCGCGACGGTCTCGGTGGCGAGGCCCTCCGCCGCGACGGCGAGCGGGGCGGCCTGCGCGGCGGCGGCGGCGAGGGCGGTGGCGGCGACGCCGGCGCCGAGGGCGGTGAAGAACGAGCGACGATGGATCATGGCGATGTCTCCTTGTGGGACCTGGGTTGTGGACCTTGGGCGAACCGTCTCTCGCGGTTCGTGATGCATCCTCGCCCCTTGATGCTGAACCGCCGATATCGCGCGATTTAGCCGGCGTTCAGATTGGCCGCCGGCCGAATCCGCGTCACATTTCGGCGGGTACGGCGCCATCCCGGTGAAACGCGGCCCGGCCAGCCTCGCACCGTCAGCACAGTCCTTCGGGAGACCACCATGACCATGCAGGATCCCGCTGCGGCCGCCGCGGCCGCGCAGCAGGAGGAACAGCAGAAGAAGGCGGCCGAGTCCGGCTCCTGGTTCGACGTCGCCGACATCGCGACGAACGTCCTCGACGTGGTCGGCACCGCCGTCACATCCGCCGGCCAGGTCACCGCATCGGCCGCAGCCAGCGTGACCCAGACCGCCGGCACCCTCGCGGGCAGTGCGTTCGAGACCGGCGGCGCCATCGCCTCGGGAGCCGTCGACACGGTCGGGTCCATCGCCTCCGGGGTCGGGAGCGTCGTCGGCGGCATCGCCGAAGGCCTGACCGGCCTCGACCTCTGAGCCTCAGTCCTGCTCCTCCGGCACGCCGCGCCGGAAGGGGGTCATCGCGCCCAGTTCCTCCACCGCCTCGGCCACATAGCTGCGTTCGCGGGCGAGATAGTCGTCCACGGCGCGGCGCAGACCGCGGTCGGCGATGAAGTGCGCGGAGCGGGTCGTCACCGGCCGGTAGCCGCGCGCCAGCTTGTGTTCGCCCTGCGCGCCCGCCTCGACGCGCTTCAGGCCGTGGCGGATCGCGTAGTCGATGGCCTGGTAGTAGCAGACCTCGAAATGCAGGAAAGGGTGCTCCTCCACCGCTCCCCAGTGGCGCCCGTAGAGCACCTCGCGGCCGATGAAGTTGATGGCGCCGGCCACGTACCGGCCCTCGCGCTCGGCCATCACCAGCAGAATCCTGTCGGCCATGCGCTCGCCGATCAGCGAGTAGAAGGCGCGGGTCAGGTAGGGCCGGCCCCATTTGCGCGAGCCGGTGTCCATGTAGAATTCGTAGAACCGGTCCCAGACCGCCTCCGTCAGCTCCGCCCCCGTGAGCCAGCGGATGGTGATGCCGCGCCCGTCCAGCGCCTCGCGCCGCTCGCGGCGGATGACCTTGCGCTTGCGCGAGGAGAGGGCGGCGAGGAAGTCGTCGAAGCTGCCGTAGCTTTCGTTCTCGAAGTGGAACTGAGTGTCGGTGCGCTGCAGATAGCCCGTCGCCGCCATCAGCTCCCACTCGTCCTCGCGGCAGAAGGTGACGTGCAGCGAGGAAGCTCCCGTCTGCAGCGTCACCTGCGCCGCGCCCTGGACGAGGGCGGTGCGTGCGAGATCGGCCTCGGCGCCCGGTCGCACCAGCAGCCGCCGGCCGGTCGCGGGCGTGAACGGCACGCTCGCCTGGAGCTTGGGATAATAGCGCCCGCCGGCTCGCTCATAGGCCTCGGCCCAACCGCCGTCGAAGACGTATTCGCCGCGCGAGTGGCTCTTCAGGTAGCAGGGCATGACGCCTGCGATCTCGCCTCCGCGCTCGAGGATGAGGTGGTGGCCGAGCCAGCCGGTCTCCCGGACGGCCGAGCGCGATTCCTCGAGGCTGAGGAAGAAGGCGTGGTCGAGGAAGGGGTCGACATGGCCCGTCTCGTCCGCCGCGCAGGCGTTCCAGACCGCGGCGGGAATGTCCGCGAGGCTGGTGGCGACGCGGAGGGTGAAGGGCATGGAACTCATGGCCTTCAGCTTAGGCGAGATAGCCCTCGAAGGTCACCTGATCGGCGTGGCGGGCGGCGATCACACGCTCGTCATCCGTCCTCACCGTCCAGCAGACGACCGGCCGCTTCAGCGAGCCGCGGAAGCGTTCCGTGGCGACGCTCGGCAGGTCCGCGACGCGCCAGGAGAGGAAGTCCGGGTCGGTGCGCTCCATATGGCCGAGCGCGGCGAGGTCAGCCCGCATCGCCGCCGGCAGCCGTGCCCAGTGCGCGCCGGCATAGTGGGACTCCGCCACGATGCCCCGCACCAGCCCGGGCGCATGCTCTTTCAGCCAGGCGATGGGAGCGGGGTCGAAGGACATCAACGCCACCGGACCGGCATAGGACGCGGCGAGGGCCGCGACCTTTTCCGTGAGGGCCAGCTTGCCGTCGAACTCCGACTTGATCTCCACGACCAGCGGG contains:
- a CDS encoding glycerophosphodiester phosphodiesterase family protein, with protein sequence MAGRGDLGWLTARPIAHRGLHGLTPGVVENCPRAFEAAIAGNYAIECDVQPTADGDAVVFHDGTLDRLTQASGRVDALPAAALKAVSFKATDDRMITLSELFSLVAGRVPLVVEIKSEFDGKLALTEKVAALAASYAGPVALMSFDPAPIAWLKEHAPGLVRGIVAESHYAGAHWARLPAAMRADLAALGHMERTDPDFLSWRVADLPSVATERFRGSLKRPVVCWTVRTDDERVIAARHADQVTFEGYLA
- a CDS encoding AzlC family ABC transporter permease, producing MHAENPPLPPLKPGAYYRQGLRAAAALPAVILAATFIGIGSVCADYGMPLAWAMLATVLIWAGPAHLILVGGLGSGASWLAVALTVGLSSVRLLPMVVSLLPYLRLQNRHPVTAVACAHLVAISIWVEGLRLLPKIDGEGRVPFFLGLGTGLLTSATTATAVGYGLAGVIPHAFAAGLLFLTPIFFLLSLFTTARILSDQLAIAFGFFGLLVGALTGDGLELLYAGLGGGTLAYGLARLKRARDAV
- a CDS encoding HIT family protein, which translates into the protein MSATAYDPNNVFAKILRGEMPAQKVYETDKVLAFMDIMPRADGHVLVIPKAAARNILDIHPDDLADLARAVQFVAKGVKRAMAADGLTIQQFNESAGGQVVFHIHVHVLPRWTGVPLRPHTGAMENPEVLATHAATIRAALEAMQAGG
- a CDS encoding GNAT family N-acetyltransferase, with protein sequence MSSMPFTLRVATSLADIPAAVWNACAADETGHVDPFLDHAFFLSLEESRSAVRETGWLGHHLILERGGEIAGVMPCYLKSHSRGEYVFDGGWAEAYERAGGRYYPKLQASVPFTPATGRRLLVRPGAEADLARTALVQGAAQVTLQTGASSLHVTFCREDEWELMAATGYLQRTDTQFHFENESYGSFDDFLAALSSRKRKVIRRERREALDGRGITIRWLTGAELTEAVWDRFYEFYMDTGSRKWGRPYLTRAFYSLIGERMADRILLVMAEREGRYVAGAINFIGREVLYGRHWGAVEEHPFLHFEVCYYQAIDYAIRHGLKRVEAGAQGEHKLARGYRPVTTRSAHFIADRGLRRAVDDYLARERSYVAEAVEELGAMTPFRRGVPEEQD
- a CDS encoding AzlD domain-containing protein, with the translated sequence MTLFGSDLTPYIALILVGFLPSEIWRWMALVVGRGLDENSEILIWVRAVATATLAAVVAKLAFFPGGALASLPLGWRIGAFLAGVAVYWIGRRSVLFGVLAAELVIVGGAFWLGLK